The Macaca fascicularis isolate 582-1 chromosome 13, T2T-MFA8v1.1 sequence GTTTATTCCTTCTCCCATGCGACAGCCTTTCCAGTGATTCAGAGCAGCCCCTGAGTACCCGGGGTCTATttcccaccatgcccaggcccCTCAGATGCTCTGCGCACGCACACCGTGGCTTCCACAGCCCTACCAGACGGCCTGGGCCGGATCAGAGGAACCCTCGGGCCCCAAGCAGGGGCTGGCCCCTCCCTGGCTAAGCCCCTCTGTTGGTAGTCTGAGGACACCTGGGCTTTCTCCCCAGACCCTCCCTTGGCTGGTGGGCAGCCAAGGCCCCGGAACAGCAGCAAAGCCAGTGCGGACTGGCTCCCCGCAGGACTATGAGCGCCCCGGCACAGTGGCGGGAAAAGGGCTGCAGTAATGCCAGGGCTGGGGCCAGCTCCAGTGGCCTTGGTGCTGCCTGCGCTGCCCTCTCCCCAGGCGACCCGCTTCCTCCAGAGAACCTGGTCCCTCTGTGAGGAGCTTTGGGAGCCGGGCTCGGGATGCAGTTTGCATTTACTCTGCCTCCTGCTAGGTCCTTAGCGCTTGACAAAAGTCCTGCGGCCTCAGCAGGCTGCACGCAGTCTCCAGGAAGGGGCTCTAAATTAGACAGGCTTGACTGCAGCGCCGCGAGGAAGGGGGGCTTTTTGGAACCCAGTGGTGCTGGGCTGGGGCGGGCTCAGGGCCTCTCCTGCACCCGCGCACCCTCACCTCGCCCTGGGCTCCGGGCGCTGGGCAGGCCGCGACCGGGGGTGATTACCTGCGTCTCGGAAAGGCTGAGACTGCCGGCCAGCTGCTTCCGCTCGGCGCCCACCACGTAGTGGTTCTTCTCGAAGGCGCGCTCCAGCCGCAGCAGCTGCGAGGGCGAGAAGGCCGTACGGATCCGCTTGGGCTTGCGTGCGAAGGGGCCGTGCAGAAGCAGCCCGTCCTGGGGCACGTCGCTGGCTGCGGCCCCGCCGCCGACGGCAACACACGCAGGTACAGACAGAGAGAAGGGGCGCCGTGAGCCGGGGCCCGGCAGAGCCCGGCCTCCCGCCCTGCTCCCACGCGCCCTGCCCTCTCTATTCCttgacacgcacacacacgccaTTTCTCCCTTTGCCCTTTGGCCGCCCCCTCCCTAAGTCCACTCCCCTCCTCGACACCTCCCCACACTAGAGAGCCACTCCGCGGGGGTACGCGGGGAATAACAGCACTCCAGATCCCTCTGTTAGGCCAAGAGATGGGTCCAGGCCGGACAAGGCGCCGACTAGCCCAAATCCACAATGCCTGGGGCAGCGGAAGAGGCCAAGGGGTGGCGAAGAAAAGTCCCTTGGCTCTCTTTCTCCGTCCTTTCCCAGAGGCGCTGCCCTGGCTGCCAGTCCCAACGATTTGCTTTTAGTTAACTGGTCGCAAAACATCTCCCTCCAAGAGGACCCAGGGTAGAGGCAGGGCCGGGGGTCAGGAAGGTGATAAGGGGAGCAGCGGTGTGCCAGGCACACCCTTGCCAAACACAGATTCAAGAACTAGAAGGTACCCAAGGAGCAATCCCTTCACACCTGCTTGCACTAGTCTTGCGGCTGAATGCTCAGGCTACTAGCTCATTAAAAACTCCTGCCAGCAGGCTCTAGCTCTGTCTTGCAGAGGGTATAAATAGGCCAGTGGCTAGGTCAGTGGTCCAGGCAGCACCTGCAAGTGGAAAGTCAGgcttcttcttcccctttctccacctCTCTCTCCTCCAGGCCTTGGCTGTCCAGAGACCCAGCCTCTAGAGTAAGCCCCCAAACCcctaccccaacacacacactggAGACTCCAAGTACTGTCTGGTGGGAAAAGCTTCATCCCTGCTTCATCCCTGAATAGTCCCTTGCTAAAGAAACATGTGTATAAATATCTAGATGTCATCTTTCTCtctaatatatatagatatagatatattggTTTCTGCATGGGCGTGTGTAAATATATGTTCCAGCCTCCCTACTGTCTTTTTTTCCCATCTACTGTATAGGATTTTTAGAGTGTGACTGTCCCTTAGCAAATGTTGGCCAGCATAGGGACTCAGCTCCCACATGCAGGAGGAAGGGATAACACTGGACTGGATGAAGCTGGGGTAGGGGAGATGGGGTCAGAAACTATCAATGCCCAAACAAGCCTCTACCCACAGCCCCTGTCTCAACGAACCCCCCCCACCGCGCCCCGCAACTAGGCCCTCACACAATCTCTGGCTTGGTTGCACATGCTAATAAGACTCAAAACAGGCCCTGACAAAATCACCCATGGATTCTCATGCAAGGGCACATAACAGCCTCCTGACGCACCAACAACACAGAACTCTAGATGGAATATTTTGACAGAATTAGCTCTTGGGACTGACTGATCCAATTAATTTCTTCAGAGATGGCTACTGGTTGGACTTGATTTGACCTGTTGTTTTGCTCTAAGACAATCACCTGGATAATTCAGTTAACATCTCCCATCTCTGGAAACATCTATGTAAGTGAAGCAAAAGCACATAATTGAGATGCTGTAGCTAAAACTCTCCAGGTAACTTATTGGTGGAACTTGCCTGACCTTACTTACTCCAAGTCTCTGGGCTGTGGATACCTAAACAGGCCAAGTTTTTGCTGGAGTTTTCTGTGGAAAAGAGTTGCTAGGATTGTGGGGTAGTGCCTGGGAGGGGTCAGTCAATAACCTCCAGTCATCTTATCAATTTCAACTGGTTGGATCTGTGCAGCCACAAAAATGGTGGGACCACATCACAGGGAGATGGGTGAGGGACACCCCATTTGGTTATTCAAGTGGGGGCAGATCTAGGGCCCTCGGATCTGACTGAAGGAAGAGAAGTTTCACTTGGGATAGTGGAATAGACAGATGGTCAGGGAAGGTGGTCTGGCAGAGATGAGTAAAGAGCAGAAAAATATGGAGGCTGCTCCAGGTGGGGAATAAGGAAGATTAAAGTCTCGGGGGTGGGGCCAAGTGAGGTAGGCCAGGGAAAGGTGGGTGGAAAGCAAATGCTTCTTGTTGATGTTAATAACTTGCCTCAAAAAACAACATTGTTATGAACCTGGGTGAAGTCCCAGTAGTGGTTTCCTCTGGACAAATGaaccagagagggagagagaaagcctAGCTCATCCCAGCATTGGCAGGGTTTGGCCTTAGCTGCTGGGCTGGCCCAGGTTGGTCAGAAGTGAGGCTGCAGTGTGGAAAGCCCAGTAAGTGTGTGTGAATAGGATGCAGAGGTGTGAAGGGCAGTGTGGGGCTGAGGAAGCAGGTTTGCAGTCTGCCCCAGTGTCTGTCACTTAGTGACTATTTTGCGATTCTGTGGTATATGTCAGTCACCTGAGTGGTGGAGTGCTCTGTGTTTGTCTTTATAAACCCAGATGAGAGGATGAAGGCAACAAGCTTCTGTCCCAACATATGCCCCTTTGCCTCAAGTCTGGTTATTTTAGGGGGATGCTAGGTTGCTTTGGGTCTACCTTACTGAGAAAATGGGCCCAGGTCATTGTCATGTCCAGTTGTGGTAGATAGCATGTCTCCTAAAGGGTATATTTACATGCAAGTGCAAAAACACAGGGGTCCTTCTAACCCCATCACAGAGAAGCAGGAGACTGCAGGATGAGTCAAGATGCTAAGTGATGACAGGTTATTTAATTCCAAAAGAATAAGGACATTTCCCTGTTAGAAAGCGGATATTCAGTACAACACCAAACATCCTGAGAAACAGATCAATTGCTACAATTTCCGCAAAGACAAGGGTGATGCCTTAGGTGCCCAAGTACCTGTACCCACCCCCCTCCCGACCTGTGGGAAGGAGGCCTGAACCACCCCTACCAAGGGTTCAGTTTCCCTTGCCTGGACTACAAGGGCAGAACAAACTTGGGGCTGGAGTGCGGCCTGTTTGGACGCAGTAATTCCGGGCTGTGAGAACGGGCTGTCAGTTTCGGACTAGGACAGTTAGCAAAGTGGAAAGGGACTGGTATGGCCTTTCCTGGAGCTAGGGAAATGAAtacccctctccccccacccccggccTCCCTACCCCTCCGATTTTTCTACAGTCACTCTTTTAGGGCCCCTTCAAGGCAATGGCTGGGAACTAGCACTAGGAACTCCCAGGAATGAGGCGGCTGGAGGTAGGAGCTGGGGATCCGAAGCACCCGGGTCCGAACTGCAGTCTTCGAGCTGCAGTGTTCGCTGGAGAGGCCGCCGCCGGCCGGGGGCTCGGGGCCGGACGGCTGGGCGGAGGGCCCTAGGGCTAGGAGAAGGAGAGGCAGGACAGGCGGCGGAGATAACCTCATTCCCCGTCCTCCTGCCAGAACAAAGGCGACCTTAGAAGCTCCGGCCCATTGTCGTTGCGGGTCCCGGGGCGCTGGGTCTCTACACCCCCCTCCCGGCGTTGCTCCTAGACCCAGAAAGTTCCTGATCTCGGGGAAACAGTACCGAAATGCGGCCCACTCCTGGTCTTCGCCGGCTCCTCCCCTTCGGGCCTCGCGAGCGGCCCCGACCTTCGGGGTCCAGGACGATTCCGCATTCGCTTTTCCCCTTCCACCACCTCGGTTAGCGGAGACGCCGCTTCCCTGCGCGCCGGGACCGCGCCGCCCGACCGCTGCGCACAGAGCGCAGACATGTTCCTTTTCGTTCGTGTGGGGTTTCGTTTGTTGCATTAAAACGGGGCTGAAATGAGCATCGCTGAGACCCGGTTCTCTAGAAAACGCGGCGCCGGAGGGCCCGAGACGGCTCGGCTCCCAGCCCCGCGGCCTGGCCGGGACTGGAGGGCGTGGAGCCGCCGGGGAGCGCGTCCGTCTGCAGCGGCGACGATGGACCGCGAAGCCACAGCGCTTCAGGGTTCGAAAAGTGCTTCAGTACCCAACGGATTTCCGGGTCTGAAAATGCAGCCACACTTGGCTCCATCTCCGCGTCCAGACTCGGTTCTTGAGAGAAAAATTCAACTGTTTGTGCAACTCGATAACGTACCCGCTGGGGCTGAAGGCTCAGGAAGCGGCGGCAATTTCCAAGAGGGTTTTGCGAAGGATTTATCCGCCTCGCCTCGCCTGGCTGGAGACGCTCAGAGCTGGAGCTGGATTTTTCTCGAGGCGTCCCCGGCCCTCGGCGCCCGGAGGCGGGAACCGCGGTGCGGAGGGCGTCAGGGGCTGGATTCGAAGCCGAGGATGCGGCCCAGGATGCCGCCTCCGGACAAGCTGAACCCCTGGAGGCCACAGCACTTAGGAGCGGCCCCGCCCTCTCCTCCGAACCCCTAACCCTCCACCAGCCTCCAACCCGCCAGCCCCTCGGCCGCGGCGGCCCGCCCGCGGGCTCACACACCGCCCCAACTACAACTCGGCCCTTGGGCGCCAGGTTTTGAGACCCAGGCTTCGGATCGAGCCCACGGAGGACCAGGGTAGATTGCTCAATTTTGAAGACATTCTCATGTTATcggtaaacatttatttttaagtggcaGAAACTCTTGCCCAAGGCAGATGACATTgtaggcatttttgtttttttcggaTTTGGATTTGGGCAAGTCTTTGAAATCTTCAAAGAGGAGACAAGGCTGCCCACAACCATTCTTATTCTAGTAATTACATTCTCTGGTTTTGTGGGATCTGCCAAGTCAGGATCTATTGGCCAGGTGGGACTGAAAAAATTGCCTGACAAATCGGGACCCGGGAAAGCGGTTTTCTGTGAAAGTCAATGTCAacagataattttcattttattatctaaATAACTGTGCCAAACATCTAATTGACTGTAGACATAGACTATTGACCGTCACATTAGCTCCCGGAGCGGAAGCTCCAGCCATGTccctttcatttgtttctctaAAAGCCGGGTTACCTAGCTCTGAGCCATAGACCCTTCTCACAAGGCTGCGGTCTGGTCTACACtaacaaaataaaactggaaactaAAGTGATGACTGTACAAATCAAGGccactctttaaaataaaatttagaaaaagaaaagaaaagaaaagaaaaacaaactccaACAAATTTCAAGGAAGAAAACGAACTCCAACAAATGCAACTCTCTTTTATTGGGGAAAGACAAATAATTGAAacgtgtctctgtgtgtgtgtgtgtgtgtgtgtgtgtgtgtgtgtgtgtaaggccACTGGAAGATCTTTATTAGCAAGCCGATTGCTGGGTGCAAACTCCGGGGTTCGGACGGGCTACGACCTTAAAAGCCCTCTGCCCCCGCCCCCTGCCCGGGAAAACCGTCCTCCGTACTCCAGCAGCCGGGTAGGCTCCCTCCCAAAGGCGACGAGCAACGGCGCAAGCCAGTTTGCTTACTGCAAACCTTCCCCACCTTGGGTAAGAGAGGCACGTGTGACTTGGAGAAATCGGGCCAAGGTTGCCGAGAAATATCCCAAGACAGCCGGGCCCTCCACGCTGAACATTAACTCTCCGACTCGCCCTCCCCGCTGCCCTTGCTTCCCACAGAACTAGAGCACGCGGATGGACTTTCCCCGGCCCTGACGCGCCAGCGAAGGCTGAAgtctgggaggtggtggtggacGTGCGAGCGATGCGTGGTGCCAGGTCAAGCCGGGTGGAGGGAGAGCGGGAGCAGTTGTACTCTGGGCTAAAACTAGCTCAGCCGGGAGAGACAATTGGGCAGGCCGTGGCGAGGGCCAGCAGAGGCTCCGACAACGCGCCTGGGCTTGCGTCCGAACTGATACCTTTTCTATAAAAGCCTGGAGGTCTCCACCTGCTTTCCTGGGAGGGAGACCAACGCAGCAGAGGCGCGGGTAGAGCCCGCACGGCTGTTCCCTGCTTGGGAATCTACCTCCGCGGACCTGCAGCCTTCCCAGCAGTAACTTCTGAACGGCCCCGCGCGCCCCCGAGCCTCCCCCGCATCGCCGCAGCGCGGGCGCCGGCCGGCCGCCTCGGCGGGCACAGCGTGGGCACTCACCCTGGAAGCGGTGGCCGAAGAAGCGGTTCCGCAGGACCCAGGGGTAGAAATGGAGAGGGTCCCGGTGCTGGGCGCCGAAGAAGGAGTGCGGGGGCTGCAGCGGGGAGGCGCCCAGCTGGTGCGCCGGATGCACGGTCAGCGCGGGGTGGTTCATGGCCTCGGGGAACACGAGCTCTGGCCCACCGTAGAGCGAGCGGCCCGCGCCCGCGGCGGCCGCGGCAGGGAAGCCACTCACGAAGGCCGCCTCGGCCGCGCTGGGGTGAGGGTAGTTGAGCGCCGTGGGCCGGAGCGGTTCCTCAGAGGCGGCAGCCGCCAGGAGATGGGAGCCCGCGCCCCCGCCGCCAGTGCCCCCGCCGGTGCCGCCGTCCTTGGCCACCAAGGACTCTATGGTAAAGCCGCGCTTGGCCGCGGGCTGGAACATGGTCGCAGCCGCGGGAGCTGTGCGAGGCAGCCGGGCTCTGGGGAGCGCTCCGCGTCCTGGCGCCGCCGCCGTGCGGGGTGTGCACCCAGCCAGGCACATGCACACCCGCCCGCACCCCTCACCTCCCACGCCCGCCCGCTTGCGCTCGGCCCCCGCGGGCGAGCCAGGCGCGGAGCGGCGAGGGGTGTGtgagcgagcgagcgcggggtCCGGCCACAGCGTACAGCCAGGCGCGGCGGCAGCTGCGGCGGAGCGGGCAGCTCCAGGCGCCCGCACAGGCGCGGGCTCCGTGCGAGGCTGCGAGCTGCCGGTAAGGCCCGAGGGCTGAGCCCGGCTCCCTCCTTTCGGAGTCCCGCTGGGACCGACCCCAGCCCCCGGTGTCCCCGCACTGCCCTGCCCGGCCCCAGCAGCCCAGCGCTGCGAGGCGCGAGTTAGCGGGCACCTGCCCCGCGCTCGCCCATTGGCCGCCGCTCACCTGCCCCAAggtggggggcggggcggggcggggcgagggaCTGCGGGTGGGGAGGGAGCCCGCAGTCGGAGGCAAAAGCCGGACTGGAGCCTTCGCGGGGAGATTcaggcctcctcctcccctcGCCACTGGCTTCTCCTCGCGACTCCGCCCTTTAGCTGAGTCTGGTGGCCGCTGCCGCCGTCTCAACCCACGCGGGAACCGAAGAAGGCGTCCGAAGGGCCTGGGGGTAAACTCCAATCCCCGCCTCCCCGGTGTGTAGCTCAGCCTAACTCTCCCATTCGTCCTGGGATATCGTTCCAGTTCTCAAAGAACTTGGATCCGAGAGGAGGGTGGATGTTTGGGGTCCAACATATTGGTTTTCCCGAAAACCAGCTTTTTGCTCTCCTGCTCTCCGGGACTCTCCCACTCACCCACTATCGGCCTCCTGGGCCGCGGTCTGAAGCTGCGGCCTTGTTCCTGAGGTTTCGCGTTTTCTGGATGTCACGGGGGACAGCTCTGGAAAGGGGACGCTCACTGCCTTCACAAGGGGCCAGACGGGGCATTGCGCGGGAGAAGCCGCCGAAGCGGTCCCACTGCAACCCTCCAGCTGTTCGCGGGGCTGGAAGCAGCTCCTGTGCCCAGCCACCGCGCCGCGACCGGCTCGGACCAGGACGGCGGGCCTCGGCACTGGGCGATCCACCTCCTCGCCTTCTCTGAGGCTCGGGGGGCTCAAGTGTCGGCGGGCCGGACCAGACCAGGGCCTCGGAGACACTGTGGCTTAAATTGAAGCTGTCCAAGTAGCCGCAGCCCATCCCAAGAGAACACGCCGGCCGTCAGGACACGCAGAGGCAGCCTGACCTCCCTCGACCTTCACCTTCCACCTGCAACCGCGGAACCGCGGACGACTCTGCTCCGGCCAGTTTTTCTGTGTTGCGGACGAATTCCCTGGGGGCAGTTCTCACGACTGGCCGTGAGAGCCGGAATTCCGCAAACTTTCCCACCCCGACCTTCCAGGCCGCAGAAAGGCGGTGCTCCGAGGCCTAGGAGGGCGCGGGCAGCGGTGGGGAGGCTGGGACCTGGACCTTGCCAGCGCACTGTGGAGAGGAAGCCGCAGAGAGTTCCGCTTCCTCGCCGCTGCCGGGGTCCATCCTAGCGGCCTGAGCGCCGCCCGGGCGCGCAGATCCGGGCTGGG is a genomic window containing:
- the EMX1 gene encoding homeobox protein EMX1 isoform X3; this encodes MSALCAQRSGGAVPARREAASPLTEVVEGEKRMRNRPGPRRSGPLARPEGEEPAKTRSGPHFASDVPQDGLLLHGPFARKPKRIRTAFSPSQLLRLERAFEKNHYVVGAERKQLAGSLSLSETQVKVWFQNRRTKYKRQKLEEEGPESEQKKKGSHHINRWRIATKQANGEDIDVTSND
- the EMX1 gene encoding homeobox protein EMX1 isoform X1, which codes for MCLAGCTPRTAAAPGRGALPRARLPRTAPAAATMFQPAAKRGFTIESLVAKDGGTGGGTGGGGAGSHLLAAAASEEPLRPTALNYPHPSAAEAAFVSGFPAAAAAGAGRSLYGGPELVFPEAMNHPALTVHPAHQLGASPLQPPHSFFGAQHRDPLHFYPWVLRNRFFGHRFQASDVPQDGLLLHGPFARKPKRIRTAFSPSQLLRLERAFEKNHYVVGAERKQLAGSLSLSETQVKVWFQNRRTKYKRQKLEEEGPESEQKKKGSHHINRWRIATKQANGEDIDVTSND
- the EMX1 gene encoding homeobox protein EMX1 isoform X2; the encoded protein is MCLAGCTPRTAAAPGRGALPRARLPRTAPAAATMFQPAAKRGFTIESLVAKDGGTGGGTGGGGAGSHLLAAAASEEPLRPTALNYPHPSAAEAAFVSGFPAAAAAGAGRSLYGGPELVFPEAMNHPALTVHPAHQLGASPLQPPHSFFGAQHRDPLHFYPWVLRNRFFGHRFQASDVPQDGLLLHGPFARKPKRIRTAFSPSQLLRLERAFEKNHYVVGAERKQLAGSLSLSETQDTWKCVWKEKGTEKGPWSLVLPASPDGHLRPAHLGFSGMTPRPCIRP
- the LOC107127192 gene encoding uncharacterized protein; translation: MHTRPHPSPPTPARLRSAPAGEPGAERRGVCERASAGSGHSVQPGAAAAAAERAAPGARTGAGSVRGCELPPPVSPHCPARPQQPSAARRELAGTCPALAHWPPLTCPKVGGGAGRGEGLRVGREPAVGGKSRTGAFAGRFRPPPPLATGFSSRLRPLAESGGRCRRLNPRGNRRRRPKGLGVNSNPRLPEPEFRKLSHPDLPGRRKAVLRGLGGRGQRWGGWDLDLASALWRGSRREFRFLAAAGVHPSGLSAARARRSGLGLLTPQGHGVHAPRNSAGTPGRVLAAARLSARSLGLESAPGAPAATKRVKVYFPLDCSEKPPRADAVPAPLDEVGRGGQGRGGEAAAPSTPPRPGNPGAWHGGDTAEAPSEGMMESVGSAGVSFAGLSGDFRLSVMVFSSRFCLRLFIFPLSCLPAPLPPDFSSSDFFPLLLFTTLSLGKGEAPPSGGPGPDQAISLRGRGCGAGQRYRRFSFHMEGDNDGILLEQGSHRDAGSVG